In a single window of the Cupriavidus sp. P-10 genome:
- a CDS encoding LysR family transcriptional regulator gives MVNVDTKLLVIFTELLSKRNATYVAEKMHMTAPAVSHSLGRLREIFDDPLFIRVPHGLTPTPRALELGPKIRDMLDLWSSINEGDADNFDPAVATGTLSIGFAAELGDTVFNRFVLRIKQLAPDLHIKLVESHSWEADVSSMRANELDVAFSPFPTRHPEIVEEMVTSLNLWVCARKNHPVLKNHCTLEQYLDCGHIFMAHSGGAGRPAPSLIPLDYALQQRGLKRNATLTVHSWRAQAEMAAQTDMIFTVNALTKDMACETYGLKAFPLPAELNTTVGLNMFWHRSRNTHPMLVWARNLFRQVVGEFVGLPPSRPSRVVAEQDLQTLREP, from the coding sequence ATGGTGAACGTGGACACAAAGCTTCTAGTGATCTTCACCGAGCTGCTGAGTAAGCGAAACGCCACTTACGTCGCGGAGAAGATGCATATGACCGCGCCGGCGGTGTCGCATTCACTGGGCCGGTTGCGCGAGATCTTTGACGATCCACTCTTCATCCGCGTTCCGCACGGTCTCACGCCCACGCCGCGCGCGCTGGAGCTGGGCCCCAAGATCCGCGACATGCTGGACCTGTGGTCGTCGATCAACGAAGGCGACGCCGATAATTTCGATCCCGCGGTGGCCACTGGCACGCTGAGCATCGGTTTTGCCGCGGAGCTGGGCGACACGGTGTTCAACCGCTTCGTGCTGCGCATCAAGCAGCTGGCGCCGGACCTGCATATCAAGCTGGTCGAATCCCATTCCTGGGAAGCCGACGTGTCGTCGATGCGCGCCAATGAGCTGGACGTGGCATTCTCGCCGTTCCCGACCCGGCATCCGGAAATCGTCGAGGAAATGGTGACATCGCTGAACCTGTGGGTTTGCGCGCGCAAGAACCACCCGGTGCTGAAGAACCACTGCACGCTCGAGCAATACCTGGACTGCGGCCATATCTTCATGGCGCATTCGGGTGGCGCAGGCCGCCCGGCGCCGTCGCTGATCCCGCTCGACTACGCGCTGCAGCAGCGCGGCCTCAAGCGCAATGCGACGCTGACGGTGCATTCGTGGCGCGCCCAGGCCGAGATGGCCGCGCAGACCGACATGATCTTCACCGTCAATGCGCTGACCAAGGACATGGCCTGCGAAACCTACGGCCTGAAGGCGTTCCCGCTGCCGGCGGAACTCAACACCACGGTCGGCCTGAACATGTTCTGGCACCGCAGCCGCAACACCCATCCGATGCTGGTATGGGCGCGCAACCTGTTCCGCCAGGTGGTGGGCGAGTTCGTCGGCCTGCCGCCGTCGCGCCCGTCGCGCGTGGTTGCCGAGCAAGACCTGCAAACGCTGCGCGAGCCCTGA
- a CDS encoding flavin reductase family protein, which yields MPDSRTDHSRLPVELPKAYRLLNHGPTVLVSAAAGGKRNIMAAAWAMPLDFAPPKVAVVLDKSTWTRRLLEQSGEFVLQVPTVSQVDLTEALGSSSGLALLEQEGTDKFDAYGLGTFAGNVVGAPLLEGCAAWLECRLLPEPATQQTYDLFLGEVVAAHADSRVFSNGRWHFEGHDALRTIHHVAGGHFLVDGAAVDARPLTSRPAG from the coding sequence ATGCCTGACTCCCGAACCGACCATTCCCGCCTTCCTGTCGAACTGCCCAAGGCTTACCGGCTGCTCAACCACGGCCCTACCGTGCTGGTCAGCGCGGCCGCCGGCGGCAAGCGCAACATCATGGCCGCCGCATGGGCCATGCCGCTGGATTTCGCGCCGCCCAAGGTCGCGGTGGTGCTGGACAAGAGCACCTGGACGCGGCGCCTGCTGGAACAAAGCGGTGAATTCGTGCTGCAGGTGCCTACCGTCAGCCAGGTCGACCTGACCGAGGCGCTTGGCTCGAGCTCAGGGCTGGCGCTGCTGGAACAGGAAGGGACCGACAAGTTCGATGCCTACGGGCTGGGCACCTTTGCGGGGAACGTCGTCGGCGCCCCACTGCTGGAAGGCTGCGCGGCCTGGCTCGAGTGCCGGCTGTTGCCGGAACCGGCGACGCAGCAGACCTATGACCTGTTTCTCGGTGAGGTCGTAGCCGCGCATGCGGATTCGCGCGTGTTCAGCAACGGGCGTTGGCATTTCGAAGGCCACGACGCGCTGCGCACCATCCATCATGTCGCCGGCGGCCATTTCCTGGTAGACGGCGCCGCCGTCGACGCGCGGCCGCTGACATCACGCCCGGCTGGCTGA
- the gap gene encoding type I glyceraldehyde-3-phosphate dehydrogenase has product MTIKIGINGFGRIGRMVFRAAAANFKDIEVVAINDLLEPDYLAYMLKYDSVHGRFDGEVSVDGNTLVVNGKKIRLTAVKDPAELKWGEVGADVVIESTGIFLTKEGAQKHIDAGAKKVIMSAPSKDDTPMFVYGVNHETYKGEAIVSNASCTTNCLAPVAKVLNDKWGIKRGLMTTVHAATATQKTVDGPSNKDWRGGRGILENIIPSSTGAAKAVGVVIPQLNKKLTGMSFRVPTSDVSVVDLTVELEKSASYEEICAEMKAQSQGALKGVLGYTEDKVVATDFRGDARTSIFDAEAGIALDGTFIKVVSWYDNEWGYSNKCLEMARVVAK; this is encoded by the coding sequence ATGACCATCAAGATCGGCATCAACGGCTTCGGCCGCATCGGACGCATGGTGTTCCGCGCCGCCGCCGCCAACTTCAAGGACATCGAAGTCGTTGCCATCAACGACCTGCTCGAGCCCGACTACCTCGCCTACATGCTGAAGTACGACTCGGTGCACGGCCGCTTTGACGGCGAAGTGTCGGTCGACGGCAACACCCTGGTCGTCAACGGCAAGAAGATCCGCCTGACCGCCGTCAAGGATCCGGCCGAGCTGAAGTGGGGCGAAGTCGGCGCCGACGTGGTGATCGAGTCGACCGGCATCTTCCTGACCAAGGAAGGCGCACAGAAGCACATCGACGCGGGCGCCAAGAAGGTGATCATGTCGGCCCCGTCCAAGGACGACACCCCGATGTTCGTGTACGGCGTGAACCACGAAACGTACAAGGGCGAAGCGATCGTCTCGAACGCCAGCTGCACCACCAACTGCCTGGCACCGGTGGCCAAGGTGCTGAACGACAAGTGGGGCATCAAGCGCGGCCTGATGACCACCGTGCACGCTGCCACCGCCACGCAGAAGACCGTTGACGGCCCGTCCAACAAGGACTGGCGCGGCGGCCGCGGCATCCTGGAAAACATCATCCCGTCGTCGACCGGCGCTGCCAAGGCCGTGGGCGTGGTGATTCCGCAGCTGAACAAGAAGCTGACCGGCATGTCGTTCCGCGTGCCGACCTCGGACGTGTCCGTGGTCGACCTGACCGTCGAACTGGAAAAGTCGGCATCGTACGAAGAAATCTGCGCCGAGATGAAGGCCCAGAGCCAGGGCGCGCTGAAGGGCGTGCTGGGCTATACCGAAGACAAGGTTGTCGCCACGGATTTCCGCGGCGATGCACGCACCTCGATCTTCGACGCTGAAGCCGGCATCGCACTGGACGGTACCTTCATCAAGGTCGTGAGTTGGTACGACAACGAGTGGGGCTACTCGAACAAGTGCCTGGAAATGGCGCGCGTGGTGGCCAAGTAA
- the tkt gene encoding transketolase, producing MSALAHPATSPFASQPAKLMADAIRVLAMDAVQQANSGHPGAPMGMADIAVALWGRHLKHNPANPHWADRDRFVLSNGHGSMLIYALLHLSGYDLPVEELKNFRQLHSKTAGHPEYGITPGVETTTGPLGQGITNAVGMALAERLLGEEFNRPGFDIVNHHTYVFLGDGCLMEGISHEASSLAGTLKLNKLIALWDDNGISIDGDVVHWFNDDTPKRFEAYGWNVIRGIDGHDVTAVDLAISQAKASDKPTLICCRTKIGKGAPNKEGGHDVHGAPLGGAEVLATREALGWAHAPFEVPGDVYGAWDAKANGQALERAWTALFDAYAERHPYEAGEFTRRMKGELPGSFDAAVEAFIAKCEEKSETIATRKASQNTIEAFGPVLPEFLGGSADLTGSNLTNWSGSKAVRVDAWGNHINYGVREFGMSAIMNGITLHGGYIPYGATFLTFSDYSRNALRMAALMKIRSLFVFTHDSIGLGEDGPTHQSIEHVASLRLIPNMDVWRTADTTETAVAWAEAIRRENGPSCLIFSRQNLPFQQRDDATRANIARGGYVLRDGVNPQTGNPDAVILATGSEVGLAVGAAEHLAAEGVHVRVVSVPATTVFDKQDTAYKASVLPAGVPRVAVEAGVTDFWWKYQVQAVVGIDTFGESAPAGVLFKHFGFTVDNVVRTVKDTLI from the coding sequence ATGTCCGCCCTAGCCCATCCCGCCACGAGTCCCTTTGCTTCCCAGCCCGCCAAGCTGATGGCCGATGCCATCCGCGTGCTTGCCATGGACGCCGTCCAGCAGGCCAACTCCGGCCACCCCGGTGCGCCGATGGGCATGGCGGATATCGCCGTGGCGCTGTGGGGCCGGCACCTGAAGCACAACCCGGCCAACCCGCACTGGGCCGACCGCGACCGCTTCGTGCTGTCCAATGGCCATGGCTCGATGCTGATCTATGCGCTGCTGCACCTGAGCGGGTACGACCTGCCGGTTGAAGAGCTGAAGAACTTCCGCCAGCTGCACAGCAAAACCGCCGGCCACCCGGAATATGGCATCACCCCCGGCGTGGAAACCACCACCGGCCCGCTCGGCCAGGGCATCACCAACGCGGTCGGCATGGCGCTGGCCGAACGCCTGCTGGGCGAAGAATTCAACCGCCCCGGCTTCGATATCGTCAACCACCACACCTATGTCTTCCTGGGCGACGGCTGCCTGATGGAAGGCATCTCGCACGAGGCCAGCTCGCTGGCCGGCACGCTCAAGCTGAACAAGCTGATTGCGCTGTGGGACGACAACGGCATCTCGATCGACGGCGACGTCGTGCACTGGTTCAACGACGACACCCCGAAGCGCTTCGAAGCCTACGGCTGGAACGTGATCCGCGGCATCGACGGCCATGACGTCACCGCCGTCGACCTCGCGATCTCGCAGGCCAAGGCCAGCGACAAGCCGACCCTGATCTGCTGCCGCACCAAGATCGGCAAGGGCGCGCCCAACAAGGAAGGCGGCCATGACGTGCACGGCGCCCCGCTGGGCGGCGCCGAAGTGCTGGCCACGCGCGAGGCGCTGGGCTGGGCCCACGCCCCGTTCGAAGTGCCGGGCGACGTCTATGGCGCGTGGGACGCCAAGGCCAACGGCCAGGCCCTGGAGCGGGCCTGGACCGCACTGTTCGACGCCTATGCCGAGCGCCACCCGTATGAAGCCGGCGAATTCACCCGACGCATGAAGGGCGAGCTGCCTGGTTCGTTCGATGCCGCCGTCGAAGCCTTTATCGCCAAGTGCGAGGAAAAGTCCGAGACCATCGCCACCCGCAAGGCCAGCCAGAACACCATCGAGGCCTTCGGCCCGGTGCTGCCCGAGTTCCTCGGCGGCTCGGCCGACCTGACCGGCTCGAACCTGACCAACTGGTCCGGCAGCAAGGCGGTGCGCGTGGATGCCTGGGGCAACCACATCAACTACGGCGTGCGCGAGTTCGGCATGAGCGCCATCATGAACGGCATCACGCTGCATGGTGGCTACATCCCCTACGGCGCCACCTTCCTGACCTTCTCGGACTACAGCCGCAACGCCCTGCGCATGGCGGCGCTGATGAAGATCCGCTCGCTGTTCGTGTTCACCCATGATTCGATCGGCCTGGGCGAAGACGGCCCGACGCACCAGTCGATCGAGCACGTCGCCAGCCTGCGCCTGATCCCCAACATGGACGTCTGGCGTACCGCCGACACCACCGAGACCGCCGTGGCCTGGGCCGAGGCGATCCGCCGCGAGAACGGCCCGAGCTGCCTGATCTTCAGCCGCCAGAACCTGCCGTTCCAGCAACGCGACGACGCCACCCGCGCCAATATCGCGCGTGGCGGCTACGTGCTGCGCGACGGCGTCAACCCGCAGACCGGCAACCCGGATGCCGTGATCCTGGCGACCGGCTCGGAAGTAGGCCTGGCCGTGGGCGCGGCCGAGCACCTGGCTGCGGAAGGCGTGCACGTGCGCGTGGTGTCGGTTCCGGCGACCACCGTGTTCGACAAGCAGGACACCGCCTACAAGGCCAGCGTGCTGCCGGCCGGCGTGCCGCGCGTGGCGGTCGAGGCGGGCGTGACGGACTTCTGGTGGAAGTACCAGGTCCAAGCGGTAGTGGGCATCGACACCTTCGGCGAATCGGCGCCGGCCGGCGTGCTGTTCAAGCACTTCGGCTTTACCGTCGACAACGTCGTGCGTACGGTGAAAGACACCCTTATCTAA
- a CDS encoding VOC family protein, producing MSRPANTPWLTPYLTVANGRDALDFYSRAFGFAAGNVVDENGVPTHAEMHYQGELVVMFAPEGAWGSTARTPRSLGVECPQTFYVYCDDVDAMHQRAVDAGAVSLMAPADQFWGDRYCMVEDPDGYRWGFGKSLDQDGGQAS from the coding sequence ATGAGCAGACCGGCCAACACCCCCTGGCTCACCCCCTACCTGACCGTCGCCAACGGGCGCGACGCACTGGATTTCTACAGCCGCGCCTTCGGCTTTGCCGCCGGCAATGTGGTCGATGAAAACGGCGTCCCGACCCACGCCGAAATGCACTACCAGGGCGAACTGGTGGTGATGTTCGCACCCGAGGGCGCCTGGGGCAGCACCGCCCGCACGCCCCGCTCGCTGGGCGTGGAGTGCCCGCAAACCTTCTATGTCTACTGCGACGATGTCGACGCGATGCACCAGCGCGCGGTCGATGCCGGCGCCGTCAGCCTGATGGCCCCCGCCGACCAGTTCTGGGGCGACCGCTACTGCATGGTCGAAGATCCGGACGGCTACCGCTGGGGCTTCGGCAAGTCACTGGATCAGGACGGAGGCCAGGCAAGCTGA
- a CDS encoding 16S rRNA (uracil(1498)-N(3))-methyltransferase yields MAPRFFVGGAEAILAAEADFPLPEPVVRHAQVLRLAPGDAITLFDGRGGSHAATLLELGKRHAVARIGAHDAAEAEPPFRVTLAQGLAGGDKMDWLIEKAVELGVAAIQPLQANRSVVRLTGERAQKRQAHWQALVQAACEQCGRNRLPAVAAVANFETWLAQSGSGAGSRLLVSPRAEQSLPVYVAERREALLADGVTLLIGPEGGLSPDEEQAARQDGFTGVSLGPRILRTETAGLACLATLNAVLGGF; encoded by the coding sequence ATGGCCCCGCGTTTCTTTGTCGGCGGCGCGGAAGCAATCCTGGCCGCCGAAGCCGATTTCCCCCTGCCCGAACCGGTGGTACGCCACGCCCAGGTGTTGCGCCTGGCGCCCGGCGACGCCATCACGCTGTTCGACGGACGCGGCGGCAGCCACGCCGCCACCCTGCTTGAACTGGGCAAGCGCCATGCCGTGGCGCGCATCGGCGCGCACGACGCGGCCGAGGCCGAGCCGCCCTTCCGTGTCACGCTGGCGCAAGGTCTGGCCGGCGGCGACAAGATGGACTGGCTGATCGAGAAGGCAGTCGAACTCGGCGTTGCCGCGATCCAGCCGCTGCAGGCCAACCGCTCGGTGGTGCGCCTCACCGGCGAACGCGCGCAAAAGCGCCAGGCGCACTGGCAGGCGCTGGTGCAGGCCGCATGCGAACAATGCGGGCGCAATCGCTTGCCGGCAGTGGCCGCGGTCGCTAACTTTGAGACATGGCTGGCGCAGTCCGGCAGCGGCGCCGGGTCACGCCTGCTGGTGTCGCCGCGTGCGGAGCAATCGCTGCCGGTGTACGTGGCTGAGCGCCGCGAGGCATTGCTTGCCGATGGCGTCACGCTGCTGATCGGCCCGGAAGGCGGGCTGTCACCCGATGAGGAACAAGCAGCGCGGCAAGACGGCTTTACCGGCGTGTCGCTCGGCCCGCGCATCCTGCGTACCGAAACCGCCGGGCTGGCCTGCCTGGCGACGCTCAACGCCGTGCTTGGCGGTTTCTGA
- a CDS encoding YidB family protein, producing MGLLDSVLGGVLGQLGNTRGEDGSAGGGGLNPKLMMALGLLAMLAMRNRGQESGTAAPVDDGLGGLGSLGGLLGGVLGGNASAPGATGGLDLGSLLGGLLGGQGGAPANSQALGAAAGGIGALHQILAQAGLGEQVDSWIGTGANQPVTPSALSDALGGTGALDTLAQSTGMSQDDVAAQLSEGLPELIDRLTPHGHVPAQEQP from the coding sequence ATGGGACTACTCGATAGCGTGCTGGGCGGCGTGCTTGGGCAACTGGGCAATACCCGCGGCGAAGACGGCAGCGCCGGCGGCGGCGGGCTCAACCCGAAGCTGATGATGGCGCTCGGGCTGCTGGCGATGTTGGCAATGCGCAACCGTGGCCAGGAAAGCGGCACCGCAGCGCCGGTCGACGATGGGCTGGGCGGCCTTGGCAGCCTCGGCGGCTTGCTGGGTGGCGTGCTCGGCGGCAATGCCAGCGCGCCCGGCGCCACCGGCGGGCTCGACCTGGGTTCCTTGCTGGGTGGTCTGCTTGGCGGCCAGGGCGGCGCCCCGGCCAACAGCCAGGCACTGGGCGCTGCCGCAGGCGGCATCGGCGCGCTGCACCAGATCCTGGCGCAAGCCGGGCTGGGCGAGCAGGTGGATTCGTGGATCGGTACCGGCGCCAACCAGCCGGTTACGCCGTCGGCGCTGAGTGACGCGCTGGGCGGAACCGGTGCGCTGGACACGCTGGCGCAATCGACCGGGATGTCGCAGGACGACGTGGCGGCGCAACTGAGCGAAGGGCTGCCCGAGCTGATCGACCGCCTGACACCGCACGGGCATGTCCCTGCACAAGAACAGCCATGA
- a CDS encoding barstar family protein, translating to MMTDIFGLGDALAAREERGAGDGWQRAQQQAQNLYDNVLMIPQRQELTHKLPPANAPVAMPAGEGWADGTSEGAMNLFKTVRPNIVQSIRAFRVPELAQAAADLGQHFLYANCAHCASKAEILETIATSFIFPKHFGKNFDALADCLTDLIYKAGPQPGFVIVLEGLPIAQKFDKEAREVLLDVFRDAAEFWGERKVQFRVFYSFA from the coding sequence ATGATGACTGACATTTTCGGATTGGGCGACGCCCTTGCCGCCCGCGAGGAGCGCGGCGCCGGAGATGGCTGGCAGCGGGCTCAGCAGCAGGCCCAGAACCTATACGACAACGTGCTGATGATTCCGCAGCGCCAAGAGCTCACGCACAAACTCCCGCCCGCGAACGCGCCCGTAGCCATGCCGGCCGGTGAGGGCTGGGCTGACGGCACCAGCGAGGGGGCCATGAACCTGTTCAAGACGGTGCGTCCGAACATCGTCCAGTCAATCCGCGCCTTCCGCGTGCCGGAGCTTGCCCAGGCGGCCGCGGATCTCGGCCAGCATTTCCTGTATGCCAACTGCGCGCATTGCGCCAGCAAGGCCGAAATCCTGGAAACGATCGCAACGTCGTTTATCTTCCCCAAGCATTTTGGCAAGAATTTCGATGCGCTGGCGGATTGCCTGACCGACCTGATCTACAAGGCCGGGCCGCAGCCGGGTTTCGTGATCGTGCTGGAAGGCCTGCCGATCGCGCAGAAGTTCGACAAAGAGGCGCGCGAGGTGCTACTGGACGTGTTTCGCGACGCGGCCGAGTTCTGGGGCGAGCGCAAGGTGCAGTTCCGAGTGTTCTACTCGTTCGCCTGA
- a CDS encoding ribonuclease domain-containing protein: MLARSMTGAALVLALAQPALARQAQTEGMGTIAVQQLPNEARQTLERIESGGPFPYDKDGTRFGNYERLLPQKDRGYYREYTVKSARSRNRGARRIVCGGEQRAANDCYYTEDHYNSFKRILK, encoded by the coding sequence ATGCTGGCCCGGTCGATGACCGGCGCGGCGCTGGTGCTGGCCCTGGCACAGCCGGCGCTGGCGCGCCAGGCGCAGACCGAAGGCATGGGAACCATTGCAGTGCAGCAGTTGCCCAACGAAGCACGGCAGACCCTGGAGCGCATCGAATCCGGCGGCCCGTTCCCGTATGACAAGGACGGAACCAGGTTCGGCAACTACGAACGCCTCCTGCCGCAAAAAGATCGCGGGTACTACCGCGAGTACACGGTAAAGAGCGCCAGAAGCCGGAACCGGGGAGCCAGGCGGATCGTATGCGGCGGGGAACAGCGCGCTGCCAACGATTGTTACTACACGGAAGACCACTACAACAGCTTCAAACGGATACTCAAATGA
- a CDS encoding NADP-dependent malic enzyme: MTSPQQSPSQDDLKQQQREALRKAALEYHEFPTPGKISVTPTKPLSNQRDLALAYSPGVAAACEEIVVDQANSFRYTARGNLVAVITNGTAVLGLGDIGAAASKPVMEGKAGLFKKFAGIDVFDIEVDEKDPEKLVQIIAALEPTFGGINLEDIKAPECFYVERKLREKMKIPVFHDDQHGTAIVVAAAIINGLKVVGKDIKKVKLVASGAGAAALACLDLLVDIGLPIENIWVTDLAGVVYEGRTELMDPEKARFSQKTDKRKLGEVIDGADIFLGLSAAGVLKQDMVQRMADKPLVLALANPNPEIAPELVKEVRPDAVMATGRTDYPNQVNNVLCFPFIFRGALDCGATTITREMEIAAANALAELARQEQSDIVATAYGIQDLSFGPEYLIPKPFDPRLIVKVAPAVAEAAMKSGVAARPIEDMDAYRLQLQQFVYHSGTLMKPIYAAARKVEMEKKRIVFAEGEEERVLRAVQVIVDEKLANPILIGRPAVLQHRIERFGLRLRAGVDFTVVNPEHDERFRDYSDAYYRMMARQGITPQYAKLELRRRTTLIGAMLVKQGEADGMICGTVSTTAAHLRYIDQVLGGSGKVYAAMNGLVLPGRQIFLVDTHVNVDPTAEELAEITLMAAEELKRFGIEPKVGLLSHSNFGSSEAPSARKMRDTLAILRERAPELEVDGEMHGDSALDQKLRDQLVPDSTLQGEANLLVCPNIDAANISYNLLKVAAGNNVAIGPILLGVKAPVHILTPSATVRRIVNMTSLVVVDAAAKR; this comes from the coding sequence ATGACCAGCCCTCAGCAGTCCCCGTCCCAAGACGATCTGAAACAGCAGCAGCGTGAGGCGCTGCGCAAAGCGGCGCTCGAGTATCACGAGTTTCCGACCCCCGGCAAGATTTCCGTCACCCCGACCAAGCCGCTGTCGAACCAGCGCGACCTGGCCCTGGCCTACTCGCCGGGCGTGGCCGCCGCTTGTGAAGAAATCGTTGTCGATCAGGCCAACTCGTTCCGCTACACCGCGCGCGGCAACCTCGTCGCCGTGATTACCAACGGCACCGCCGTGCTGGGCCTGGGCGACATCGGCGCCGCGGCCTCCAAGCCGGTGATGGAAGGCAAGGCCGGCCTGTTCAAGAAGTTTGCTGGTATCGACGTGTTCGATATCGAAGTCGACGAGAAGGACCCGGAGAAGCTGGTCCAGATCATCGCCGCGCTGGAGCCGACCTTCGGGGGCATCAACCTGGAAGACATCAAGGCACCGGAGTGCTTCTACGTCGAGCGCAAGCTGCGCGAGAAGATGAAGATCCCCGTCTTCCATGATGATCAGCACGGCACCGCCATTGTGGTGGCCGCGGCCATCATCAACGGCCTGAAGGTGGTCGGCAAGGACATCAAGAAGGTCAAGCTGGTGGCCTCGGGCGCCGGCGCGGCCGCGCTGGCCTGCCTGGACCTGCTGGTCGACATCGGCCTGCCGATCGAAAACATCTGGGTGACCGACCTGGCCGGCGTGGTCTATGAAGGCCGTACCGAGCTGATGGACCCGGAAAAGGCCCGTTTCTCGCAGAAGACCGACAAGCGCAAGCTGGGCGAAGTCATCGACGGCGCCGACATTTTCCTGGGCCTGTCCGCCGCAGGCGTGCTCAAGCAGGACATGGTGCAGCGCATGGCCGACAAGCCGCTGGTGCTGGCACTGGCCAACCCGAACCCGGAAATCGCGCCGGAGCTGGTCAAGGAAGTGCGCCCGGACGCCGTGATGGCCACCGGCCGTACCGACTACCCGAACCAGGTCAACAACGTCCTGTGCTTCCCGTTCATCTTCCGTGGTGCACTGGATTGCGGCGCCACCACCATCACGCGCGAGATGGAGATCGCCGCCGCCAACGCGCTGGCCGAGCTGGCGCGCCAGGAGCAGAGCGACATCGTTGCCACCGCCTATGGCATCCAGGACCTGTCGTTCGGCCCGGAATACCTGATCCCGAAGCCGTTCGATCCGCGCCTGATTGTCAAGGTGGCGCCGGCCGTGGCGGAAGCCGCGATGAAGTCCGGCGTGGCCGCCCGTCCGATCGAAGACATGGACGCCTACCGCCTGCAGCTGCAGCAGTTCGTGTACCACTCGGGCACGCTGATGAAGCCGATCTACGCCGCTGCGCGCAAGGTCGAAATGGAGAAGAAGCGCATCGTCTTCGCCGAGGGCGAAGAAGAGCGCGTGCTGCGCGCCGTGCAGGTGATCGTCGATGAAAAGCTGGCCAACCCGATCCTGATCGGCCGCCCGGCCGTGCTGCAGCACCGCATCGAGCGTTTCGGCCTGCGCCTGCGCGCCGGCGTGGACTTCACCGTGGTCAATCCCGAGCACGACGAGCGTTTCCGCGACTACTCCGACGCGTATTACCGCATGATGGCGCGCCAGGGCATCACGCCCCAGTACGCCAAGCTGGAACTGCGCCGCCGCACCACGCTGATCGGCGCCATGCTGGTCAAGCAGGGCGAGGCCGACGGCATGATCTGCGGCACCGTCAGCACCACCGCGGCGCACCTTCGCTACATCGACCAGGTGCTGGGCGGCAGCGGCAAGGTCTACGCGGCCATGAACGGCCTGGTGCTGCCGGGCCGCCAGATCTTCCTGGTCGACACCCACGTCAACGTGGACCCGACCGCCGAGGAACTGGCCGAGATCACGCTGATGGCTGCCGAAGAACTGAAGCGCTTCGGTATCGAGCCCAAGGTTGGCCTGCTGTCGCACTCCAACTTCGGCTCCTCCGAGGCGCCTTCGGCCCGCAAGATGCGCGATACGCTCGCCATCCTGCGCGAGCGCGCGCCGGAACTCGAAGTCGACGGTGAAATGCACGGCGACAGCGCGCTCGACCAGAAGCTGCGCGACCAGCTGGTGCCGGACAGCACGCTGCAGGGCGAAGCCAACCTGCTGGTGTGCCCGAACATCGACGCCGCCAATATCTCGTACAACCTGCTCAAGGTTGCCGCGGGCAACAACGTGGCGATCGGCCCGATCCTGCTGGGTGTGAAGGCGCCGGTGCACATCCTGACGCCGTCGGCAACGGTGCGCCGCATCGTCAACATGACCTCGCTGGTGGTGGTGGACGCTGCTGCCAAGCGCTAA